In Gemmatimonadaceae bacterium, one DNA window encodes the following:
- the lpxD gene encoding UDP-3-O-(3-hydroxymyristoyl)glucosamine N-acyltransferase codes for MTTSASTDGLRAAEVAAAVGGALQGDPDLRLTGIAPLDRAGPTQVSFLASAKYAKALASSGAGAVLVSQELLATEGPCKTRIVVAKPHEAILALIPKFYRAPERPFVGVHPTAQVSADATVDADVCIEAYAVIGAGARLGKGCWIGAHSVVGDGAQLGAGTRLYPQATIYPGVVVGERCAFHSGARIGSDGFGYVYRDGAHQKIPHVGGCVIGNDVEIGANTTIDRGSIDQTVIGDGTKIDNLVHVAHNVRIGRLCLLAAQVGIAGSVHVEDGVMMGGQVGVSGHHTIGAQAILTAQAGVFSDIPAKEMWGGFPARPQRQMLRGHAAVSKLPDLLRKIERLLAETRDGTSGDERPGK; via the coding sequence ATGACGACTTCGGCCAGCACTGACGGTCTCCGCGCCGCGGAGGTCGCAGCGGCCGTGGGCGGCGCGCTGCAGGGTGATCCGGACCTCCGGCTCACCGGCATCGCGCCGCTCGACCGTGCGGGCCCGACGCAGGTGAGCTTCCTGGCGTCGGCCAAGTACGCGAAGGCGCTGGCCAGCAGCGGCGCGGGTGCGGTGCTGGTCTCGCAGGAACTGCTCGCGACTGAAGGTCCCTGCAAGACGCGCATCGTAGTGGCCAAGCCGCACGAGGCCATTCTCGCGCTGATCCCGAAGTTCTATCGCGCGCCGGAGCGCCCGTTCGTTGGCGTGCATCCGACCGCGCAGGTGTCAGCGGATGCCACGGTGGATGCGGATGTGTGCATCGAGGCATACGCCGTGATCGGGGCGGGCGCGAGGCTCGGCAAGGGCTGTTGGATCGGCGCGCACAGCGTGGTCGGCGACGGCGCGCAACTCGGTGCGGGCACGCGGCTCTATCCGCAGGCAACGATCTATCCCGGTGTGGTCGTAGGTGAGCGCTGCGCGTTCCACTCCGGCGCACGCATTGGCAGCGACGGCTTCGGCTACGTGTACCGCGACGGCGCGCACCAGAAGATCCCGCACGTGGGTGGCTGCGTGATCGGCAACGACGTGGAGATCGGCGCGAACACGACCATCGACCGCGGCTCGATCGACCAGACCGTGATCGGCGACGGCACCAAGATCGACAACCTCGTGCACGTGGCGCACAACGTGCGCATCGGGCGACTCTGCCTCCTGGCGGCGCAGGTCGGCATCGCCGGCAGCGTGCACGTGGAGGATGGCGTGATGATGGGCGGCCAGGTCGGCGTGAGTGGCCACCACACCATCGGTGCGCAGGCGATCCTCACGGCACAGGCAGGCGTGTTCTCGGACATCCCCGCTAAGGAGATGTGGGGCGGCTTCCCGGCGCGACCGCAGCGGCAGATGCTGCGCGGGCACGCGGCGGTCTCGAAGCTGCCGGACCTGCTCAGGAAGATCGAGCGGCTACTCGCGGAGACGCGCGACGGGACGAGCGGCGACGAGAGGCCAGGCAAGTGA